In one window of Synechococcus sp. M16CYN DNA:
- a CDS encoding DUF1995 family protein — MAKQDSLPADLLIAEHQLQDAISAALATGKAQRWSANLCFENLRVLPVALRLARALVDQGFSLLIAWPDAGTAALARREADDLSALIIDFKRLNQIKSSLPDARVLLAVAPQPFDYETFQSVCDGYSGPVVMLNGRLEDAAVGIGSVVRKRRRSFILTWHQAYWLQPLEGGALMRSYPKEWTVFRLDQDGYRQLSTFNARPDAETIFALLAKKNQVT; from the coding sequence ATGGCTAAACAGGACTCACTCCCGGCTGATCTCCTAATAGCAGAACATCAACTTCAAGATGCCATATCGGCTGCTCTTGCTACCGGTAAGGCTCAGCGATGGTCCGCCAACCTGTGCTTTGAGAATCTTCGTGTCCTTCCCGTAGCTTTGCGTTTGGCCCGTGCTCTGGTAGATCAAGGTTTTTCCCTATTAATAGCCTGGCCGGACGCTGGCACGGCAGCTCTGGCTCGTCGAGAGGCTGATGATCTCAGCGCATTGATTATTGACTTTAAGCGACTTAATCAGATCAAGTCCAGCTTACCTGACGCTAGAGTCCTGCTCGCTGTTGCCCCTCAACCATTCGATTACGAGACTTTTCAGTCTGTGTGTGATGGCTATTCTGGCCCGGTGGTCATGCTGAATGGACGACTGGAGGATGCAGCTGTGGGAATAGGCAGCGTGGTACGTAAACGCCGTAGGAGCTTTATCCTTACGTGGCATCAAGCGTACTGGCTGCAACCTCTGGAAGGGGGAGCGCTAATGCGCTCATATCCCAAGGAATGGACAGTGTTCCGCCTCGATCAGGATGGTTATCGCCAGTTATCCACATTTAATGCCCGACCAGATGCAGAAACCATTTTTGCACTTTTGGCTAAAAAGAATCAAGTGACTTGA
- the dapF gene encoding diaminopimelate epimerase, with amino-acid sequence MLQFSKYQGLGNDFVIFEGRHNQLPSEIINPEPAWIRRICDRRFGVGGDGIILALPPQTDGDLRMRIFNADGTEAEMCGNGIRCLACYLADTNRSIAGCRWVIESLAGMIQSELMPDGRFRVDMGAPLLQPNLIPTTLKFENGLPRGVLKIGGLPVNVVSVGMGNPHAIVPVDDLDTVPFEEWGSVLEAHPVFPDKTNVHFLKVRARNRLEIRVWERGIGPTLACGTGACATLVAAVLLDLADEQAEVILPGGSLQISWPDQSGPVLMTGPAQALFNGVLKLESVPGDETVALEQAQAFLNNTSLESMLKLASNSFEQRTRSRLKRGGS; translated from the coding sequence ATGCTGCAATTCAGTAAGTACCAAGGTCTCGGTAATGATTTTGTGATTTTTGAAGGGCGCCATAATCAGCTTCCTTCCGAGATTATTAATCCTGAGCCCGCTTGGATTCGGCGAATCTGTGACCGGCGCTTCGGCGTCGGAGGCGATGGGATCATTTTGGCCCTTCCACCCCAAACTGATGGAGACTTGCGCATGCGCATCTTCAATGCAGATGGCACTGAAGCGGAGATGTGCGGCAACGGTATACGTTGTCTTGCGTGTTACTTGGCCGATACTAATCGATCAATCGCGGGATGTCGTTGGGTGATCGAGAGTTTGGCAGGAATGATTCAATCTGAGCTGATGCCGGATGGTCGGTTTCGAGTGGATATGGGTGCACCGTTGTTACAGCCAAACTTAATTCCAACAACGCTTAAATTCGAAAATGGATTGCCCCGGGGCGTTTTAAAGATCGGAGGCTTACCGGTTAACGTTGTTTCGGTTGGAATGGGTAATCCCCACGCTATTGTTCCTGTCGACGATTTAGACACCGTTCCTTTCGAGGAGTGGGGGTCCGTGTTGGAAGCTCACCCCGTTTTTCCAGACAAGACTAATGTTCATTTTTTGAAAGTACGAGCACGTAACCGTTTAGAGATCCGAGTTTGGGAGAGGGGTATTGGTCCCACTCTCGCCTGCGGCACAGGCGCCTGCGCGACCCTCGTTGCGGCCGTCCTTCTTGATCTTGCTGATGAGCAAGCCGAAGTCATATTACCTGGAGGTTCGCTACAGATTTCTTGGCCCGATCAGTCCGGTCCGGTCTTAATGACTGGACCAGCTCAAGCCTTGTTTAACGGTGTACTCAAGTTAGAATCAGTCCCGGGTGATGAAACAGTCGCGCTTGAACAGGCCCAGGCATTTTTGAATAATACTTCTCTTGAATCAATGCTAAAGCTGGCCAGTAATTCTTTTGAACAACGCACACGATCTCGGTTAAAGCGTGGTGGAAGCTGA
- a CDS encoding signal protein PDZ: MSGSVQIRLDLSQPSTQTVWVQMEWEPQWHRQILQFPVWTPGSYTVRDHVQHLHSLTLHSLGTPLSIRRLAPHKWQCDLVDLDPLTLTYAVESRDLSVRTGLIDPDLASLALASVVLEVEGFRWLPHRLQVVVPNSWQVHIPLTRLEQGWYAEDLDELIDSPLHAGLFGFQSFTVQGYRHELLLIGSHPFGWPETFVVDLERVCKATCQLMGTAPPAGDRYHLVLQLLENGYGGLEHDYSAVLQYSWSALATDKGYRKLLQLVGHEYLHQWNVRRLRPTEYRPYDYTRPVVSEGLWFAEGITSYYDLSLPLLAGCSDRSMLLSDLGEELSAVLMTSGRSIQSLSMSAEEAWVKLYKSTPASRDSQVSYYRLGTAVAFCLDVRLRTHGSSLAQLLRYLWERYGRTLRGYCRQDLHCWLASLADGISADLDHWLDDTDSVPLEQTAQSIGLRLVPVPSKMPHHGLTLKESSGALVIQRVMQQSPGMKASLVVGDEILGLNGFRVQHLDTIPLLMRNQKDVLVTFARRGSIQETYLSPETGVERWCLDWDSGATSDQLALREQWFQIL; encoded by the coding sequence GTGAGCGGTTCGGTTCAGATTCGGCTTGACTTGAGCCAGCCTTCCACCCAAACGGTCTGGGTCCAGATGGAGTGGGAGCCTCAATGGCACCGCCAAATTCTGCAGTTTCCTGTATGGACGCCTGGGTCCTATACCGTTCGGGATCATGTGCAGCATCTTCACAGCCTCACACTGCACAGCCTAGGTACCCCTCTAAGCATCCGTCGTCTGGCCCCGCATAAGTGGCAATGCGACCTGGTCGATCTTGATCCGCTTACACTGACCTACGCGGTTGAATCACGAGACCTAAGTGTTCGTACGGGACTCATTGATCCGGATCTTGCATCTCTCGCCCTAGCGTCTGTGGTACTGGAAGTCGAGGGGTTCCGCTGGTTACCTCATCGCTTGCAAGTGGTAGTCCCAAATAGTTGGCAGGTTCATATACCCTTGACGAGGTTGGAACAGGGTTGGTATGCCGAGGATTTAGATGAACTCATCGATAGTCCGCTACATGCTGGTTTGTTTGGTTTCCAGTCCTTTACCGTCCAGGGGTATCGTCACGAACTTCTACTGATTGGTTCACATCCTTTTGGTTGGCCAGAAACATTTGTTGTTGATTTAGAGCGCGTTTGTAAAGCCACTTGTCAACTCATGGGAACGGCTCCACCCGCTGGCGACCGTTACCATCTCGTGCTGCAGCTCCTTGAAAACGGATACGGAGGTCTTGAACATGATTACAGCGCTGTTTTGCAGTACAGCTGGTCCGCTCTAGCAACGGATAAGGGATATCGAAAACTTCTTCAGCTAGTGGGGCATGAATATCTGCATCAATGGAATGTGAGACGCCTTCGACCAACGGAATATCGGCCTTATGACTATACCCGTCCGGTAGTTAGTGAAGGATTGTGGTTTGCGGAAGGAATCACCAGCTATTACGACTTGTCTCTTCCTCTATTAGCTGGTTGTAGCGATCGGTCCATGCTCTTGAGCGATCTCGGAGAAGAACTGTCAGCTGTCCTAATGACATCAGGAAGGTCGATTCAATCCCTTTCAATGAGCGCGGAAGAAGCTTGGGTCAAGCTTTATAAATCAACTCCAGCATCTCGAGACTCCCAAGTAAGTTACTACCGACTCGGCACTGCGGTTGCCTTTTGCTTGGATGTTCGCCTACGGACCCATGGATCTTCGCTCGCTCAACTGCTGCGCTACCTTTGGGAGCGTTACGGGCGAACTCTGCGGGGCTATTGTCGACAAGATCTGCATTGTTGGCTGGCTTCATTAGCTGATGGTATCTCTGCTGATCTTGATCATTGGCTAGATGACACTGATTCGGTTCCTCTGGAACAAACAGCCCAGTCGATAGGACTGAGACTCGTTCCCGTGCCCTCGAAGATGCCACACCATGGACTGACTTTGAAGGAGTCATCTGGTGCTTTAGTCATTCAACGTGTAATGCAACAAAGTCCTGGGATGAAGGCAAGCTTGGTTGTGGGAGATGAAATTTTAGGTCTTAATGGTTTTCGTGTTCAACACCTGGACACTATTCCCTTGCTGATGCGGAATCAGAAAGATGTGCTGGTTACCTTTGCTCGGCGCGGCTCGATCCAAGAAACGTATCTTTCCCCTGAAACAGGGGTGGAGCGTTGGTGTTTGGATTGGGATTCAGGTGCAACATCAGATCAGCTGGCGTTGCGAGAACAATGGTTTCAAATTCTCTAA
- a CDS encoding DUF4330 domain-containing protein yields MARLVWLRGLSLVDTAAAAIAALALAGVAWSPKLVSTLAKATGTLEPVTVSVDIRQLQVADPETLLQSIRDEGSVKITIRNQPAGRVQLLNVLNLTPPLVAIQPDGRIVEAKDPNQSQRLYVRFLLKAEAESNASGIIFGGTKLKIGVPVDVEGRVFSFRGIVSGVTFP; encoded by the coding sequence ATGGCCCGCTTAGTTTGGCTCCGCGGTTTGTCGCTAGTAGATACTGCAGCGGCAGCAATTGCAGCGCTTGCACTCGCTGGTGTGGCTTGGTCTCCAAAATTGGTTTCTACCCTGGCAAAGGCGACGGGGACATTGGAACCTGTGACAGTAAGCGTTGATATCCGACAACTTCAAGTCGCTGATCCTGAGACACTACTTCAGTCAATTCGTGATGAAGGCAGCGTGAAGATTACGATTCGGAATCAGCCGGCTGGTCGGGTGCAGTTACTTAATGTTCTAAATCTTACCCCTCCCTTGGTTGCCATTCAACCAGATGGTCGAATTGTTGAAGCGAAAGATCCCAATCAATCTCAACGGCTTTACGTGCGCTTTTTACTAAAAGCGGAAGCTGAGTCCAATGCATCGGGCATTATTTTTGGTGGGACGAAGTTAAAAATCGGTGTTCCGGTCGATGTTGAAGGTAGGGTCTTCAGCTTTAGGGGTATTGTCAGCGGGGTGACGTTCCCATGA
- the purN gene encoding phosphoribosylglycinamide formyltransferase: MQGQDMNQLLDLTQPGQQKPTDRALLYPNVNIVPSTSPPLRIGVMASGNGTNFEALIQAINSGWLSAEIPLLVVNNPDCMAQKRAKAHGIAVKVVDHRGYSNRQALDRQLVNLFQSNQVDVVVMAGWMRIVTDVLVNGFSERLINIHPSLLPSFRGLDGVGQALQAGVCISGCTVHLVTTELDAGPILSQAAVPVLDDDDHKSLARRIQMQEHILLPATLQQMAHRWRQG; this comes from the coding sequence ATGCAGGGACAGGACATGAACCAATTACTTGATTTGACCCAGCCTGGTCAGCAAAAACCTACCGACCGGGCCCTCTTATATCCCAACGTCAATATAGTGCCCTCGACAAGCCCTCCATTAAGGATTGGTGTGATGGCCTCCGGAAATGGAACAAATTTCGAAGCTCTAATTCAAGCAATCAACTCCGGTTGGCTTAGTGCGGAAATCCCGCTCTTAGTGGTAAATAATCCGGACTGCATGGCACAAAAACGAGCAAAAGCCCATGGCATTGCTGTAAAGGTAGTAGATCATCGGGGATATTCAAATCGGCAAGCTCTCGATCGTCAGCTCGTGAATTTATTTCAATCGAATCAGGTCGATGTTGTAGTGATGGCTGGCTGGATGCGAATTGTTACCGATGTGTTGGTAAATGGCTTTTCTGAACGGCTGATCAATATTCATCCTTCACTTCTACCCAGCTTTCGCGGTCTGGATGGCGTTGGTCAAGCACTCCAAGCAGGCGTGTGCATTAGCGGCTGCACGGTTCACCTAGTCACCACCGAGCTTGATGCTGGACCCATTCTTTCTCAAGCCGCCGTACCAGTCCTCGATGATGATGATCACAAATCCCTAGCTAGGAGAATCCAAATGCAAGAGCACATCCTACTGCCTGCGACGTTGCAACAGATGGCCCATCGCTGGCGTCAGGGATAG
- a CDS encoding aminotransferase class V-fold PLP-dependent enzyme — protein MVEAEIYLDAAATTPPRSEVIDVVVQVQQAVWANPSSLHVAGLKAAELLERSRWKLARRFVVSPEQLVVTSGATESVHLGLLGSAAALQPSRIVVSAVEHPAVLAASEQLKKQGWTIAVWPVDATGHIRLELMDQLLAPPTRLVSLIAAQSEVGTLQPVACVGKACRERGIVFHSDATQLIPQGCPQFNSLNVDLLSLSAHKFQGPRGIGLLIRRPTLAIQPLQSGGGQEFGLRSGTEPVALIAGMVEALSALPTFCPEYQSVPPGSGPNVRQQRDRLLQSLLKIPGFRLVGPDVNNRLPNHIAVLAGTDRGYPISARSMVRELAHRGVACSSGSACSSGKRIDSPILSAMGVAKPWRQSGLRFTLGPWLDDVALDLVPDVVNAAQRSLS, from the coding sequence GTGGTGGAAGCTGAAATTTATTTGGATGCTGCAGCAACGACACCGCCACGCTCAGAGGTGATTGATGTTGTAGTTCAAGTCCAACAGGCTGTCTGGGCTAATCCCAGCAGCCTACACGTTGCAGGACTAAAAGCAGCAGAATTGCTAGAGCGCTCACGATGGAAACTTGCAAGGCGGTTCGTTGTATCTCCAGAGCAATTAGTCGTCACCTCCGGTGCCACTGAATCTGTTCATCTTGGCTTGCTTGGCTCAGCGGCTGCGCTACAGCCAAGTCGAATCGTGGTGTCTGCGGTGGAGCATCCAGCAGTGTTAGCTGCTTCTGAACAATTGAAAAAACAGGGATGGACAATTGCAGTTTGGCCCGTAGATGCCACTGGGCACATTCGACTAGAGTTAATGGATCAGCTCCTGGCGCCACCCACCAGACTAGTTTCACTTATTGCGGCGCAAAGCGAGGTGGGCACTCTTCAACCCGTTGCCTGTGTTGGAAAGGCCTGTAGAGAGCGGGGGATTGTGTTTCATAGTGACGCCACTCAATTAATTCCTCAAGGTTGCCCTCAATTCAACAGCCTCAACGTTGACTTACTTAGCCTATCGGCTCACAAGTTTCAGGGTCCTCGAGGGATTGGACTTTTGATCCGTCGTCCGACTCTCGCTATACAACCTCTCCAAAGTGGAGGTGGTCAGGAGTTTGGTCTGCGTTCAGGGACAGAACCTGTAGCCCTTATCGCTGGAATGGTTGAGGCACTTTCTGCATTGCCCACCTTTTGTCCCGAATATCAATCCGTTCCGCCAGGGTCCGGCCCAAATGTGCGCCAACAGCGCGATCGACTATTGCAGTCCTTACTAAAGATTCCTGGGTTTAGGCTGGTTGGTCCTGATGTGAATAATCGTCTTCCCAATCATATTGCTGTTCTTGCGGGCACAGATCGGGGTTACCCAATTTCAGCAAGGTCGATGGTGCGAGAGTTGGCACATCGGGGCGTGGCATGCAGCAGTGGTAGCGCATGCAGTTCCGGGAAGCGAATAGATAGCCCCATCCTCAGCGCGATGGGAGTGGCAAAACCCTGGCGACAGTCGGGCCTGCGCTTCACTCTTGGCCCCTGGTTAGATGATGTTGCTTTAGATTTAGTTCCCGATGTTGTAAACGCCGCGCAGCGGTCTCTCTCCTAA
- a CDS encoding peptidoglycan recognition family protein has translation MVSNSLNRSLKQAPAAVQSGRWVTISVITIGSISCLILGWSVIRTQMRSLTDDRSILLELLDRVSNGGDHRLREAPSSSIPPAPLSRSWHSPLARQCSGLNKELRFRLEDLQERSDSWRTFIPIDPTNFGERFTRDAFGRRLDATPRIIVLHETVYSVNSAVNTFLTPHLRDEDQASYHTLVSLDGRVLDLVDPLKRAYGAGFSAFLGEWAITNKNLKGSVNNFALHLGLETPPSGANAHSTHSGYTPKQYDVLAIVLSGWMRVFDLPPTAITTHSHVDVGGERADPRSFDWSALQMRLAALGHLCIS, from the coding sequence ATGGTTTCAAATTCTCTAAACCGTAGCCTGAAGCAGGCCCCTGCGGCCGTTCAGAGCGGTCGATGGGTCACCATCTCTGTAATAACCATCGGTTCAATCAGTTGTTTGATTTTGGGCTGGTCCGTGATTAGGACCCAGATGAGGTCTTTGACAGATGATCGCTCGATTCTGCTGGAGTTGCTTGATCGAGTCAGCAATGGAGGCGATCATCGGCTGCGAGAAGCTCCATCTAGTTCTATACCACCGGCACCCCTTTCCCGTTCTTGGCACTCTCCTTTAGCGCGTCAATGTTCAGGACTAAATAAAGAGCTCCGATTCCGATTAGAGGATCTCCAGGAACGTTCCGATTCTTGGCGAACTTTTATTCCGATTGATCCAACCAATTTTGGTGAGCGATTTACCAGGGATGCATTCGGCCGCCGACTCGACGCCACACCCAGGATTATTGTTTTACATGAAACGGTGTATTCGGTTAATTCGGCCGTCAATACTTTCTTGACACCCCACCTGCGCGATGAAGACCAGGCGAGTTACCATACGCTTGTCAGCCTGGATGGGCGTGTTCTTGATCTCGTTGATCCTTTAAAACGTGCTTACGGAGCCGGCTTTTCAGCTTTTCTCGGTGAGTGGGCCATTACTAATAAAAACTTGAAAGGATCGGTGAATAACTTTGCTCTTCACCTTGGTCTGGAAACTCCACCTAGTGGCGCTAATGCTCATTCAACTCATAGCGGCTACACCCCCAAGCAATACGATGTCCTTGCCATTGTATTGTCGGGCTGGATGAGGGTCTTCGACCTGCCTCCAACAGCTATAACCACCCATAGCCACGTTGATGTGGGTGGCGAGCGGGCCGATCCTAGGAGTTTTGATTGGTCAGCGCTTCAGATGCGCCTGGCGGCTCTCGGGCATCTCTGTATTTCTTAA
- a CDS encoding glucose-6-phosphate isomerase, which translates to MSFPDFSASDAQIQWQRFCDLLWYHDDLEMWLDISRMHLNATQLNQMQSAMSVAFSAMQSLEAGAIANPDENRQVGHYWLRSPHLAPSEAIRSRISYEVGQIEAFGRDVIHGVIKAPNGESFTDVLWIGIGGSGLGPALMIQSLQNKNQGLPFHFLDNVDPNGMSNIFSVLSEKLKTTLVVTVSKSGTTPEPHLGMEQARFRVEEAGGNWTSQAVAVTMLDSLLDQQAQQENWLKRFNMFDWVGGRTSITSAVGLLPGALIGCDIKNFLSGAAQMDAATRVVDIRRNPAALMAAAWYAAGDGQGRRDMVVLPYRDRLEVFSRYLQQLVMESLGKRLDRNGKVVHQGIAVYGNKGSTDQHAYVQQLRDGVDNFFATFIEELEDIQGVLAIKDEHPGDFLNGFLQGTRSALTEGNRQSMSITMRRFDERRLGALVALFERAVGLYSELININAYNQPGVEAGKKAAAAVLRLQQSVEGLLEDGLSRSVADIRHALGDGNDESIFWIMRRLIANRDCYSAQGNWSNPAGMRFNKS; encoded by the coding sequence GTGAGCTTTCCGGATTTCAGCGCTAGTGACGCTCAAATTCAATGGCAGCGGTTTTGTGATCTGCTGTGGTACCACGACGACCTTGAAATGTGGCTGGATATCAGCCGAATGCATTTGAACGCTACGCAGCTTAACCAGATGCAATCGGCTATGAGTGTTGCTTTTTCAGCTATGCAAAGTCTGGAGGCGGGTGCAATTGCTAATCCAGATGAAAATAGACAGGTAGGTCATTACTGGTTGCGGTCTCCGCATCTCGCTCCTTCGGAAGCTATTCGTAGTCGTATTTCTTACGAGGTAGGTCAAATTGAAGCCTTTGGTCGTGACGTGATCCATGGAGTAATCAAGGCCCCCAACGGAGAATCATTTACTGACGTTTTATGGATTGGAATCGGCGGCAGTGGTCTTGGCCCTGCCTTGATGATTCAATCGCTTCAAAACAAGAATCAAGGACTTCCATTCCATTTTCTCGACAACGTTGACCCAAATGGGATGAGCAATATTTTCAGTGTTTTGTCAGAAAAGCTTAAAACCACACTGGTGGTGACAGTGAGTAAGTCTGGGACGACGCCGGAACCCCATTTAGGGATGGAGCAAGCTCGTTTTCGCGTTGAGGAAGCCGGTGGGAATTGGACTAGTCAAGCTGTCGCAGTTACCATGCTGGACAGCCTTCTAGACCAGCAGGCTCAACAAGAGAATTGGCTTAAGCGGTTCAATATGTTCGATTGGGTGGGTGGCCGCACAAGCATAACTAGTGCCGTGGGATTGCTTCCGGGCGCATTGATTGGCTGTGATATCAAGAATTTTCTATCTGGTGCAGCGCAGATGGATGCAGCCACTCGGGTAGTCGATATCCGTCGTAATCCGGCAGCTCTAATGGCTGCGGCTTGGTATGCAGCTGGCGATGGTCAAGGTCGCCGTGACATGGTGGTGTTGCCATATCGGGATCGCCTCGAAGTTTTTAGTCGCTATCTCCAACAGCTGGTTATGGAGTCCCTCGGCAAGCGTCTTGATCGCAATGGCAAGGTCGTACACCAGGGAATTGCTGTCTATGGAAACAAAGGTTCCACTGATCAGCATGCATATGTCCAGCAGTTGCGCGATGGAGTGGACAATTTCTTCGCTACGTTTATCGAAGAGCTGGAAGATATTCAGGGAGTCCTTGCGATCAAGGATGAGCATCCTGGTGATTTTCTTAACGGTTTCTTGCAAGGTACGCGCTCTGCGTTGACGGAAGGAAATCGACAAAGCATGAGCATCACCATGCGGCGCTTCGATGAACGTCGTCTTGGAGCTCTGGTTGCCTTATTCGAGCGCGCGGTCGGACTTTACAGCGAGCTTATCAACATCAACGCCTATAACCAACCCGGTGTTGAAGCAGGTAAGAAAGCCGCCGCGGCAGTTCTCAGGCTACAACAGAGCGTTGAAGGTTTGCTTGAAGACGGCTTGTCACGATCCGTGGCGGACATTAGGCACGCTCTTGGCGATGGCAACGATGAATCTATTTTTTGGATTATGCGTCGTCTCATTGCCAACAGAGACTGCTACAGTGCCCAAGGGAATTGGTCAAATCCCGCCGGCATGCGTTTCAACAAATCTTGA
- the leuS gene encoding leucine--tRNA ligase: MLCFVNAASSSADNSPYANRYDPTALERRWRARWKQEGLDVTDTDNSKPAFFALSMFPYPSGSLHMGHVRNYVITDVMARVQRMKGMAVLHPMGWDAFGLPAENAAIERNTDPSDWTNRNINQMRDQLDRLGLSIDWNREQTTCHSDYYRWTQWLFLRFLDSGLAYRKNATVNWDPVDQTVLANEQVDAEGRSWRSGALVEQRQLNQWFLRITDYAEPLLNDLNKLKGWPERVRTMQANWIGRSEGAEITFLVNDQIGQSITIFTTRPDTLAGASYVVLAPEHKLVDMLTTEDRRANVERFREQIARLSATERIRDDKPKRGEAIGASVTNPLNGEILPVWIADYVLVDYGTGAVMGVPAHDQRDIQFARIYNLPIRQVIDADGAKEAIDDGKAWTKPGTLINSNAFNDMTSTQAQAKVVGHGERAGWATGKVTYRLRDWLISRQRYWGCPIPVIHCPSCGVVPVLKEDLPVQLPRGIDLSSKGGSPLSLQADWVNVPCPRCGTAAKRETDTMDTFMCSSWYFLRFADPNNIEQPFSKEAVNRWLPVKQYVGGVEHAILHLLYARFFTKALKDSGLIDLDEPFEQLLTQGMVQGVTYRNQKTGKYIAPADVENPDDPHDPNTGDQLEVLFEKMSKSKHNGVNPAEVIDRYGADTTRMFILFKAPPEKDLEWDDNDVEGQFRFLQRLWRLVNAASVTVNSLAEVELPTDLTDEEIAVHRALHLAIEAVSEDLRSDIQLNTAISELMKFSNTIIAAGENALRPPVLQEALSGLIRLLAPFAPHLAEEFWSRLGGEGRVHHQSWPVVDPTALVRDSLTIVIQIKGKVRGTIQVPIDIDKETLEAMVLGSDVANKWLEGALPKRVITVPGKLVNLVT, from the coding sequence ATGCTGTGTTTCGTGAACGCTGCCTCATCTTCGGCTGACAACAGTCCATACGCTAATCGCTACGACCCAACCGCCCTTGAGCGGCGTTGGAGAGCCCGATGGAAGCAAGAGGGTCTTGATGTTACGGATACTGATAATAGTAAACCGGCCTTTTTTGCCCTATCGATGTTTCCCTATCCATCTGGGAGCTTACACATGGGCCATGTGCGGAACTATGTGATCACTGATGTGATGGCGCGAGTGCAACGTATGAAAGGCATGGCAGTTCTGCATCCCATGGGTTGGGATGCTTTTGGATTGCCTGCTGAAAATGCTGCGATCGAACGTAATACCGATCCCAGCGATTGGACTAACAGGAATATTAACCAAATGCGTGATCAACTCGATCGACTTGGATTGTCGATTGACTGGAACCGTGAACAAACTACGTGCCACAGCGATTACTATCGTTGGACTCAGTGGCTTTTCCTTCGATTTCTAGACAGCGGGTTGGCTTATAGAAAAAATGCCACCGTCAATTGGGATCCTGTAGATCAGACGGTGTTGGCTAACGAGCAGGTAGATGCTGAAGGCCGTTCGTGGCGCTCAGGTGCACTCGTTGAACAGCGTCAGTTGAACCAATGGTTTCTGCGTATTACTGATTACGCTGAGCCGCTATTGAACGACCTCAACAAGTTGAAAGGTTGGCCTGAACGGGTTAGGACCATGCAGGCTAACTGGATTGGACGTTCAGAAGGAGCGGAGATCACTTTTTTGGTCAATGATCAAATCGGTCAATCGATCACGATATTTACCACTCGCCCAGACACTCTTGCCGGAGCCAGTTACGTGGTGTTAGCGCCAGAGCATAAGCTTGTAGACATGCTCACAACAGAGGATCGCAGAGCCAATGTCGAACGATTTCGCGAGCAAATAGCGCGGTTAAGCGCCACTGAGCGTATTAGAGACGACAAACCTAAGCGCGGAGAGGCTATAGGTGCCAGCGTCACGAATCCTTTGAACGGCGAAATCTTACCGGTTTGGATTGCTGACTACGTCCTGGTTGATTATGGCACGGGTGCTGTTATGGGTGTCCCAGCTCATGATCAACGAGATATTCAGTTTGCCCGTATTTACAATCTACCGATTCGCCAAGTGATCGATGCTGACGGTGCCAAAGAAGCAATTGACGACGGCAAAGCCTGGACCAAACCAGGAACCTTAATTAACTCTAACGCGTTTAACGACATGACCTCAACCCAGGCCCAGGCCAAGGTCGTAGGCCACGGAGAAAGGGCCGGATGGGCTACCGGTAAAGTGACATATCGCCTCAGGGATTGGCTGATCTCACGTCAGCGCTACTGGGGTTGCCCCATACCGGTAATCCACTGTCCCTCCTGCGGTGTTGTTCCTGTTCTGAAAGAAGATTTACCGGTGCAATTGCCCCGCGGCATCGACCTCTCCAGCAAAGGTGGTTCCCCCCTCAGTCTGCAGGCCGATTGGGTCAACGTGCCATGTCCTCGTTGTGGAACGGCGGCCAAGCGTGAGACCGACACGATGGATACTTTTATGTGCTCTTCTTGGTATTTTCTTCGTTTCGCCGATCCAAATAACATAGAGCAACCCTTCAGCAAGGAAGCGGTGAACCGTTGGTTGCCAGTGAAGCAATATGTAGGAGGAGTTGAGCATGCTATCCTCCATCTACTTTACGCTCGATTTTTTACTAAAGCGTTAAAAGACAGCGGTTTGATTGATCTAGATGAGCCTTTCGAGCAACTGCTCACCCAGGGAATGGTGCAAGGGGTGACCTACCGCAATCAAAAAACCGGCAAATACATCGCACCAGCAGATGTGGAAAATCCGGATGATCCCCACGACCCTAACACCGGTGATCAGCTTGAGGTGCTGTTTGAAAAAATGTCCAAGTCGAAACACAACGGTGTTAATCCTGCAGAAGTTATTGATCGCTATGGCGCCGACACCACACGGATGTTCATTCTATTCAAAGCACCGCCTGAAAAAGATCTCGAGTGGGACGATAACGATGTTGAAGGGCAGTTCCGCTTCCTCCAACGCCTATGGCGTCTTGTAAACGCTGCTTCAGTAACAGTAAACTCGCTGGCTGAGGTTGAGCTACCAACCGACCTGACAGATGAGGAAATCGCAGTCCATCGGGCTCTTCATTTGGCAATTGAAGCTGTGAGTGAGGATCTCCGTAGCGATATTCAGTTGAACACAGCAATTTCTGAATTAATGAAATTCTCTAATACGATAATAGCAGCAGGAGAAAATGCTCTTCGCCCTCCAGTTTTGCAAGAAGCACTTTCTGGTTTGATTCGCCTACTCGCTCCATTTGCGCCTCATTTAGCGGAAGAGTTTTGGAGTCGCCTTGGTGGAGAGGGCCGCGTGCATCACCAGAGCTGGCCAGTGGTAGATCCCACCGCATTAGTGCGGGATAGCCTCACCATCGTGATTCAGATAAAGGGCAAAGTGCGCGGGACCATACAGGTTCCCATCGATATTGACAAGGAGACACTTGAGGCAATGGTTCTCGGCAGCGACGTGGCCAACAAGTGGCTCGAGGGAGCTTTGCCGAAGCGCGTGATCACCGTGCCAGGTAAACTAGTTAATTTGGTAACCTGA